Within Deltaproteobacteria bacterium, the genomic segment AGTTTGTCTACCCCAGCCACAGTAGCATAATTATCGTAAAAACCACCCGAAGCTGCACAGGCTCCAAAAGCAATAACCCATTTAGGCTCCGTCATCTGTTCATACACGCGCACTAATACGGGGGCTTGTTTGTGAGTAATTGTTCCAACTACCCAAAGCAAATCAGCTTGCCTAGGCGTAAAACGAGGAAGCGCCGCTCCAAAGCGATCAGTGTCGTAATGCGAGCAACTAACAGCCATAAACTCCATGCCACAACAAGCCGTTACAAATGGATAAGGAAAAAGTGAATATTTGCGGCACCAGCCAATTGC encodes:
- the nuoB gene encoding NADH-quinone oxidoreductase subunit NuoB translates to MFSPDEPFITTTLDAAIGWCRKYSLFPYPFVTACCGMEFMAVSCSHYDTDRFGAALPRFTPRQADLLWVVGTITHKQAPVLVRVYEQMTEPKWVIAFGACAASGGFYDNYATVAGVDKLVPVDMYIPGCPPRPETIIDALIKLQRDIHRSKQPLLPQDDTEHRDLLGVYVEAKKKGRCVGAP